In a genomic window of Gemmatimonadetes bacterium T265:
- a CDS encoding transglycosylase — protein MDLLWWLIVGVVAGYLTGKLMQGAGYGPLMDVVVGVIGAFIGGFVMRSLGFAGQGGLLYTILVAVLGAVLLTLLVRLVTGGRRQQL, from the coding sequence ATGGATCTACTCTGGTGGCTCATCGTCGGCGTCGTCGCCGGATACCTGACCGGGAAGCTCATGCAGGGCGCCGGGTACGGGCCGTTGATGGACGTGGTCGTCGGCGTCATCGGCGCCTTCATCGGCGGGTTCGTAATGCGCTCGCTTGGCTTCGCGGGGCAGGGCGGTCTGTTGTACACGATCCTCGTCGCGGTACTCGGCGCTGTCCTGCTCACGCTCCTTGTCCGCCTCGTGACCGGCGGACGGCGTCAGCAGCTCTGA